A genomic region of Deinococcus betulae contains the following coding sequences:
- a CDS encoding DUF2382 domain-containing protein has product MDNEPLLTRVPVGTLELREERALITTQRVQAGRVEVRRERRTRTETVEVELTEEVLVIETTAGGPQVQVNGLLLDPGTVQEVLLYQERAEVVKQVYAVQNVQVSKLTRTVPFTAQVDLAYEELVVDQQNGVEELVITEGPLHPIGGSS; this is encoded by the coding sequence ATGGACAACGAACCGCTGCTGACCAGGGTGCCCGTGGGCACCCTTGAACTCCGTGAAGAGCGCGCCCTGATCACCACACAGCGCGTGCAAGCCGGCCGAGTCGAAGTGCGCCGGGAACGCCGCACCCGCACAGAAACAGTGGAAGTGGAGTTGACCGAAGAGGTGCTGGTCATTGAGACCACTGCTGGTGGCCCTCAAGTGCAGGTCAACGGTCTGTTGCTGGACCCCGGTACGGTGCAGGAAGTGCTGCTGTACCAAGAACGGGCTGAAGTGGTCAAGCAGGTCTACGCCGTTCAGAACGTGCAGGTCTCCAAACTGACCCGCACTGTCCCCTTTACCGCGCAAGTCGACCTCGCTTACGAAGAGCTGGTCGTAGACCAGCAGAACGGAGTGGAGGAGCTGGTCATCACAGAAGGTCCACTTCACCCCATAGGAGGGTCATCATGA
- a CDS encoding PRC and DUF2382 domain-containing protein: protein MARLIPISELVRDHNIDLGDTYNIVGRPAYAMNGDKVGTVKEALTDDGGRIRYLVIDAGGWFSMKDVLVPVGSARIEDDGVYFDQLTKDQVKGMSAYSAGQEYTYDAQVADERILRGVDQSQHQTKAGEFIYRDEDTAYTAPQRLQLLEERLQVNKDRYVAGQVQVGKRVETRTENVTVGLEREEIVIERHAVTDPRPVDGNVTLGAGTETIRVDLEAERADVSKQAYVTEEVEIGKRTVTEQQTMTETVGREVLDVNQTGQVAVQGDATATGQVVGRDNRNVAERAVDAVKDAADPLDGKIDRR, encoded by the coding sequence ATGGCGAGATTGATTCCCATTTCAGAGCTGGTGCGCGACCACAACATTGACCTCGGTGATACCTACAACATTGTCGGTCGCCCTGCCTACGCCATGAACGGCGACAAGGTCGGCACCGTCAAGGAAGCCCTCACCGATGATGGTGGCCGCATCCGCTACCTCGTCATTGACGCAGGCGGCTGGTTCTCCATGAAAGATGTGCTGGTCCCGGTTGGCTCCGCCCGCATCGAGGACGACGGTGTCTACTTCGACCAGCTCACCAAAGACCAGGTCAAAGGTATGTCCGCTTATAGCGCTGGACAGGAGTACACCTACGACGCCCAGGTGGCCGATGAGCGCATTCTGCGTGGCGTAGACCAGAGCCAGCACCAGACCAAAGCTGGCGAGTTCATCTACCGCGATGAAGACACTGCCTACACCGCGCCGCAGCGCCTTCAACTCCTGGAAGAGCGCCTCCAGGTCAACAAGGACCGCTACGTCGCTGGACAGGTGCAAGTTGGCAAGCGCGTCGAAACGCGCACCGAAAATGTCACCGTGGGCCTGGAGCGCGAGGAGATTGTCATCGAGCGCCACGCTGTGACGGACCCCCGTCCTGTCGACGGCAATGTGACCCTGGGCGCTGGCACCGAGACCATCCGGGTGGACCTCGAAGCCGAGCGCGCCGACGTGAGCAAGCAGGCCTATGTCACCGAGGAAGTGGAGATCGGCAAGCGGACCGTGACTGAGCAGCAGACCATGACCGAAACGGTGGGCCGCGAAGTGCTGGACGTCAACCAGACCGGGCAAGTGGCGGTGCAGGGTGACGCGACTGCAACTGGCCAGGTCGTTGGCCGGGATAACCGCAACGTGGCTGAACGCGCCGTCGATGCCGTGAAAGATGCCGCCGACCCCCTCGATGGCAAGATCGACCGCCGCTGA